In Tachysurus vachellii isolate PV-2020 chromosome 12, HZAU_Pvac_v1, whole genome shotgun sequence, the DNA window CACGTCTCTGACAGCCTTTCACTGACATTGCATTTAAAGGCACACcatataaaattatacaatCATTTTGCTTATTCCTGCAGtctatttttatagattttttgcACCttctaattcttttttttattacacctAACATATTTTGCAGATGAATTTAACAGATACTGTATGACTTTTTAAATGTCTACCTAATACATTTGTGTGCTCCTAAAGCATAATGGCTTGAAACAACGAGTAAGTCTTAAATTAGAAAGTGATAAATGTTACTCAATCCAAAATGTGTTCATCAATATTAGCAACATTCATTATAAgtacagttttgtgtttgttagatTTTTTGTGTCTCTGCTTTACATtgctgattttatatatagttttggttgaaactgaaaaacaaaaactgaaactgaacttAAAAACACTTACATTTCGAGctataaaccaaaataaagttTTCTGATTTTAAAAATGCTACTTCTGCTTGCACAGTTGTGAGACAACATGACAGGAACTTGCAGCACATTTACTGTGAGTTATAACATATTTTGTTTGTACAGCAATTTGCTTCAGAGCCATTTCAGACTGTTAAGAGTAGAAATAGATGCCAATATAAAGgcagaagacacacacacacccctaactaCTAAAAGAAGAAATGCTGATACAGAGCTGAAAATTATGTAATATTgtgtttttctaaataaaagtattataattaAACTATGCAGTATTTTAAGACTTTctacattaaaacaaatccaaaatttgTCACTCCAGTCTCACTGCAAATGCAAGCAATATGTTTTAACTTGATTTAGGAAGCCTGTGGTGAATTGGGAACCAAGACCAATACCGCCAATTCCATCTTGTGCCACTGGTCCTAGAACTGCCTAGGTTCCTTGCAACACTTCTACATCATTTTCAGACTATGCCTTTTGGGCTGCATGGGGCTCCACCTAGAATCTGCAGAATCTGGAAATAATAATCTGGAGATAATGTTACTTCAGCTTTGGTTTTTATTAACAGTTGTGTAAATCCCTTCCTGTATGCTTTCTCTGCTCGGGTTCTTCAACAGGGAACAGCTGGAACAGATGATCCTTAGTTTCTTGAAGATATAGAGATTTGAGTTAGCTGATGCACGTCTCTGACAGCCTTTCACAGACATTGCATTTAAAGGCACACCTTATAAAATTATATGAATCATTTTGCTTATTCCTGCAGtctatttttatagttttttgcaTCCGTTACAACATAAATTGAGTATAAAGGAGGAAAAGTGCGAATTTCACTGGGATACAATCTCTTCTCTGGGTTACATTATCAATGGCCAGGGGGTGGAAATAGACTCCAGCAAAGAAAGGGCGGTCACTGTATGGCCCACCCCAACCAGTCTCAAGGAATTGCAGAAATTTCTTGGATTCAGAAACTTTTCTAGAAGATTTCTTAAAATTTTTAGCTCTGTGGCAACCCCCCTGACTGCACTGCTGTGAGGTAAACCAAGTAAGATGCAGTGGtcatccatactctgagatataagtgcagtcgggactgaagtgaaggtccagcagatttcctcaatcttctcctggtagaaaagattgaggaaatctgctggaccttcacttcagccccgacttcTTTTTTTACAGCTCTTCTGCAGCCCCGACAGCAGAagagctgtaaaatctcttctgctgctacagttgagaaatgcgacaacaaaggtgtcgcatttctcaactgtagcagcagaagagattttacagctcatccagtcttgcaatcctaccacctgcccattggatccactcccttccactatgctccagaccatctcgcaagaccttctgcccttcatttccactattgtcaatagatccatagcatctggtcaggtgccaactactttcaagagcgcaagggttattcccatcctaaagaaacctgctctggatccatcagacatcagtaactacagaccggtatcacttctctcgtttctttcaaaaattcttgaacgcattgtctataatcaactgtctgtctatctctcacagaacaaccgcAAAGACccgaaccagtctggctttaaagcagctcattccacagagacagcccttttggatgtctctgagaaactacatgctgctagatcagccaaactgtcatccgtccttattctccttgacctttcagcagcgtttgatatggtcaaccacaagactctcttatccaccctcaggagtcttgggatttgcagatcagcttgggaatggtttgcttcctacctggaaggacgctcatatcaggtaacatggaggggagtgacatctgctccacgcagactctccactggcgtcccacagggctcagtacttggtcctcttcttttctccctgtatactcactctcttggggaagttatttcctcacatgggttctcttaccaccgctatgctgatgatacacaacttatcttctctttcccactctcggatgccacagcttctgaccggatctcagcatgtctggcagaaatttcatcatggatgactgctcatcagttaaagctcaatcctagcaaaactgaactgctgttcatcccaggtgattcatccccatgtcatgatcttgctatatccttgcacgatctgatctccccttcagccacagcttgcaaccttggggtaaccatggataatcaactgtccttttcctctcatgttgctaatgtgactcgctcatgtcggtttcttctctacaacattagaaggattcggccatttctgtccacacaggctgctcaggtatttgttcagtctcttgtcatttctagactggattactgcgacgcactgctggcaggtctacctatgaacgcaatccgtcctctgcaaatgatccaaaatgcagctgcccagcttgttttcaacctgccaaagttctcgcataccaccccgctgctgcaatccctccactggcttccggtagctgcatgcatcagattcaaaacactgatgctggcctacaaagccaaaaatggaccagctccctcttacctcaaagccctcatcactccgcgcactgcaccccgcaccctccgatctatcAGCACTGcgcgactggttccaccatctctcagggtaagaggcaagtatagtacaagactcttctctgtactggcaccaaggtggtggaatgaacttcccctagaggtccggacagctgagtcactggctattttcaagcggcagttgaagacctacttattcaggaaacacttcaactagcacttctttccttatcttttgcattaaaaataaataaataaataaaagaaaaactttgacactttttcattgtaactttgaacaaacttttaaactcatggtatcttaagtactgtatgtaacttagtgagccagcaataatgtattcaatgctagagatttaagcacttatgtacgtcgctctggataagagcctctgacaaataatgtaaatgtaaatggtcaGACTCTGCGCAAAATGCCTTCAATGACCTCAAGAATAGATTCACCACAGACCCCATCCTGCAACACCCAGACCCCTACCTGCCATTCATTGTGGAAGTAGATGCCTCATGTACCGGAATAGGGGAATAGGGGCTCTCCCAATGTCATGAGTCCCCAGCCAAACTACACCCTATGCATTCTATTCTAGAAAGCTCACTTTGGCCGTAGCCAACTATGACATGGGAAACCGGGAACTGCTCTCCATCAAGAACGCATTGGAGGAATGGAGACACTGGTTGGAGGTTGCTCAATGTCCATTTCAAGTCCTAACGAACCATAAGAACTTGGAATACATCAAGGGGGCCTGGATCCAAGAATACTAAAGCCGATGCACTTTCTCGCCGACATGACCCAGAACCCGCCCCCCTAGTCATTGCGCCCATATGATGGGACCTTATGGAGGAAATATGACAAGCACAACAGAGGGACTGGCCCTCATCTCAGGCGATGCATCTTGGAATGGGTCCATACCTCCTGGACCTCGGGACACCCAGGCAACGAACATGGATCTCCCCAACTCACAGGGATTCACAACCATTCTTATGGCGGTAGATCGGTGTGCAAACTGATCGCCTGTTCTGTAAGAACATCCTCGCCAGCTCTCTAGAGGGAGCCAACACCAGAATACTACCTTCCTGGTTCAGTTGAGGTCACTTTTGGTTTCGACTTCCGGATGCGCCAGCATGTAAGCTAGCCACAAACGGCTATATGATGCGAAGTATTGTCAACCCAGTTTTGTACCAAGGCTTGTTTTTCTGCTCTGATTTTTGCCATTGGATTTACTACGTCTTTTGCCTTGCCCTTGTAGGATTCTTTTGCCTGTATGGATTACTATTTCTGGTTAACTAACTTTCTGCCTGTGTACTGTTTCTCCCCTGTCTGCCAATTTGGTGAGTTTTTGTCAAGTTTGTGGTTTCATTAAAGCTGTATTATTATCCGAACATGGAGGCCATGGACTCCTCACTACAGCTTGGGACAAATAAACAGAccttttcaaatttatttttgctttcttCCCCGGGCAGAGATTTTCAGTGATTCTTGAATCATGGTCTCGCTCCCAGGAGACACACCAACTTAAGCACATGCACATTAAATTTCAGTTCAGCTCTAGCTGTGCTCTGTTGTGTCCCTGTGCTCTCGTATCTCATGCATATCTCTGCTGACCCTCACTAAAATAGAACTTTTGTTAGTAAATCTCCTACAGGTGTAGTCACCTCCTTAACACTCACTCTCCCAACTCCACCCTCCATTCACTTCCACTTAACCATGCCCCCACCTGACAGGTCTACAAGAGTAATAGAAGAATTTTTCCCAGTGTAGTTTAATGCAGATGACTGAACTGGTTTACTTTAATTTGTTGTCTGGAATTTCCATAAAACAAATACTTTTCCCTATCTGTCTTTACCACTTGCATGCATCTCTTTACTGTCAATAGATTTATAAAGCATAAATTGTTATAATATCGAAATGATTGCATGAAGAAATGCAAAATACATTTCTGATCTTTTTGTGTCATAACTTCCTGACGTGCATGATTCGACACCATGATGCTTTTTTATACACATAAGAAACCACAGACTTTTACACGTCTGCTTCTTGTATTATCTCCTACACCCTGTTACACAAAAGCTCTAACCATGCAGCAGCTCATCTCATCCAACTcatctattacatttaaactaaaCAAGTTAGTcttaaattacaattattttccctgtttgaattatatgtttaaaaaaaacaaacaaacaaaaaacaagctaAACGTTGatgtatcctaagtctgtaacctagtgaattagtgttaatgtattcattgctggagacttcaaagcacttttgtacattgctcAGGATAAGTGCATCTACTAAATGTTGTGAATGTAAATTTGTAAAGTGACAAATGTTAATCAGTCAAAAATGTGTGCGTCAATATTAGCAACATTCATTATAAGTatagttttgtgtttattagattttttgtgTCTCTGCTTTACATTGctgatttttaatttagttttggTTGAAACTGAAAGCTGTTTTCTGaacttaaaaacatttacatttcgagctataaaccaaaataaagttTTCTGGTTTTTAAAAAGCTACTTCTGCTTGCACAGTTGTGAGACAACATGAGAGGGTTTGTTTCcttcttggttttatttttgttgatgtgtttttggCCTGGTTACATTATCTAAAGTTTTTGATTTTTGTATGGAACCTTGTTGGACGTGACTTTTGTTATATATAAGCCTGCCTAATTTTGTTGGTTGAAAGGAAGAAAactacttttcatttttttattatctgtcCTGCTTGTTTTTGGCTTCGAACATCACATTTATCCTGAAACCCTTATTTTTCTACACCAGTGTGactctccctcattctctttAATTCTGCTTTTCCAGTGATTCTTGAATCATGGTCTCTCTCAGTGGAGACACACCAACTTAAGCACATACACATTAGTCAGTTCTGTTCAGCTCAGATCTAGCTGTGTTCTCTTGTGTCTCTGTGCTCTCTTGTCTCCCATGTATATCTCTGCTGTCACTCAGGTGTAGCCACCTCCTTAGCACTCACTCTCCTGATTCCACCCTCCATTCAACTCCACAGGTCTACAAGAGAATCAGCAGAATTTTCTGCATTGTAGTTTTATGCAGCTAACTGAACTGGCTTTACTGAATTTTCAgactaaaaaatacattttgttatcTGTCTTAACCACTTACATGCATCTCTTTACTGTCTATACATTTATAAAGCTTAAATTATGTCAAAATGAGTGCATGCAGAAATGCAAAATATATTGCTGAACCTTTTTCACCAGAACTTCCTGACGTATCTTTCGACACCATGCTGTTTTTTAATCTACGTAAGAAACCACAGACTCCTATACTTCTGCTTCTTTTAGTATTTAGAACCTATACCCTGTTACACGACAGCTCTAACCATGCAGTACCTCAACTCATACAACAGCTCGCTCACCGCTCCTGACTCTACTGAGAACCTGATTGGCAGTATTGTGGGGGCAGTTTGCTTCATACTGGGAGTCCCTGGTAATATTGCTGTAATGGTGCGTCTATGTGGATGGCTGAAGAGAGGCAGTTTCACCCCGAGACTGATGCTAAGCCTGGCCATATCAGATCTACTCACTCTGATTTCTCTGCCCATTTGGATTTGGGCTCTTCTGCATGGCTGGGTGTTTGGCTTGGTCTTGTGTAAGCTTCTCTCTTACATCACTTTGTTAAGCTTCTTCTGCAGCatactgtgtgtggtgttgatgAGCCTGCAGCGATACATCCAAGTGCTGCATCCTGAGAAATGGAAGAAGCTTGgcagaaaaggagagaagatCCTTTTGAGTGGGATGTGGATGTTAAGTGCAGTTTTATCATGCTATGCTCTCATACTAAGCGATCTAAGCCCGGACAGAGGAGGACGACTTCAGTGCACGCTAATATATCAGAATAAGGCTGAAAGAGTGCTTACATTAATCTGGCAGATTATAATATTTGTGGCTTCATCTACCATTGTATCTTATTTCTACTTTCACCTTCACAGAGGAGTTAATAACTCAGCTTTCTTTAGCAGTAACTCATTGACCAAGGTGGTGACCAGaattgtggtgtgttttttaattttttggttCCCGAATCAAATCTCTGACATTGTGATCATCATTGCTACATTGACTGGAAATGACAGTCTGTTAAGATCTGCAGAATCTGGAGGGAATGTTACTACAGCTCtggttttttttaacagttgtgTGAACCCCTTCCTGTACGCTTTCTCTGCTCTGGCTCGACAACAGGGAACAGCTGGAACAAATGATCATTAGTTTCTTGGAGATATAGAGGTTTGAGAGAAGATGAACTTTTCTAACAGAACTTATCACAGACGTTTTTTCTGTCAGTCTATTTTTATAGTGCTTTTGTGCCGTCTAATTCTTTTTTATAACACTTAGGatgtatcctaagtctgtaacctagtgaacgagtgttaatgtattcattgctagagacttcaaagcacttttgtacattgctcAGGATAagtgcatctgccaaatgttgtgaatgtaaaatttgaaagtaacaaatgTTAATCAGTCAAAAATGTGTGCATCAATATTAGCAACATTAATTATAAGaatagttttgtgtttgttagatATATTGTGTCTCTGCTTTACATtgctgattttatatatagttttggTTGAAACTAAAAGCTGTTTTCTGAACTTAAAAACACTTACATTTCGAGctataaaccaaaataaagttttctgatttttaaaaatgctactTCTGCTTGCACAGTTGTGAGACAACATGACAGGAACTTGCAGCACATTTACTGAGAGTTGTAACATATTTTGTTTGACCAGCAATTTGCTTCAGAGAAATTTCAGACTGTTAAAAGTAGAAATAGATGCCAATATGgaggcagaaaacacacacacacacacacacacacacacacacacacacccttacctACTAAAAGAAGAAATGCTGATACAGAGCTGGAAATTATGTAATATTgtgtttttctaaataaaagtattataattaAACCATGCAGTATCTTAAGATTTTctacattaaaacaaatccaaaatttgTCACTCCAGTCTCACTGCAACTGCAAGCAATATGTTTTAACTTGATTGAGGAAGCCTGTGGTGAATTGGGAACCAAGACCAATACCGCCAATTCCATCTTGTGCCACTGGTCCTAGAACTGCCTAGGTTCCTTGCAACACTTCTACATCATTTTCAGACTATGCCTTTTGGGCTGCATGGGGCTCCACCTAGAATCTGCAGAATCTGGAAATAATAATCTGGAGATAATGTTACTTCAGCTTTGGTTTTTATTAACAGTTGTGTAAATCCCTTCCTGTACGCTTTCTCTGCTCGGGTTCTTCAACAGGGAACAGCTGGAACAGATGATCCTTAGTTTCTTGAAGATATAGAGGTTTGAGTGAGCTGATGCACATCTCTGACAGCCTTTCACAGACATTGCATTTAAAGGCACACCTTATAAAATTATATGAATCATTTTGCTTATTCCTGCAGTctatatttatagttttttgcATCCGCTACAACATAAATTGAGTATAAAGGAGGAAAAGTGTGAATTTCACTGGGATACAATCTCTTTTCTGGGTTACATTATCAATGGCCAGGGGGTGGATATAGACCCCAGCAAAGAAAGGGCGGTCACTGTATGGCCCACCCCAACCAGTCTCAAGGAATTGCAGAAATTTCTTGGATTCACAAACTTTTCTAGAAGATTTCTTAAAAATCTTAGCTCTGTGGCAACCCCCCTGACTGCACTGCTGTGAGGTAAACCAAGTAAGATGCAGTGGTCAGACTCTGCACAAAATGCCTTCAATGACCTCAAGAATAGATTCACCACAGACCCCTACCTGCCATTCATTGTGGAAGTAGATGCCTCATGTACCGGAATAGGGGATGTGCTCTCCCAATGTCATGAGTCCCCAGCCAAACTACACCCTATGCATTCTATTCTAGAAAGCTCACTTTGGCCGTAGCCAACTATGACATGGGAAACCGGGAACTGCTCTCCATCAAGAACGCATTGAAGGAATGGAGACACTGGGTGGAGGTTGCTCAATGTCCATTTCAAGTCCTAACAGACCATAAGAACTTGGAATACAGTACATCAAGGGGGCCTGGATCCAAGAATACTAAAGCCGATGTACTTTCTCGCCGACATGACCCAGAACCCGCCCCCTAGTCATTGCGCCCATATGATGAGACCTTATGGAGGAAATATGACAAGCACAACAGAGGGACTGGCCCCCACCCGATTGCCCTACTAGGCCGCAATATGCACCCACAGATCTCAGGCGATGCATCTTGGAATGGGTCCATGGACCTTGGGACACCCAGGCAACGAACATGGATATCCCCAACTCACAGGGATTCACAACCATTCTTATGGCGGTAGATCGGCGTGCAAACTGATCGCCTGTTCTGTAAGAACATCCCCGCCAGCTCTCTGGAGGGAGCCAACACCAGAATACTAACTTCCTGGTTCAGTTGAGGTCACTTTTGGTTTCGACTTCCGGATGCGCCAGCATTTAAGCTAGCCAAAAACAGCTATATGATGCGAAGTATTGTCAACCCAGTTGTGTACCAAGGCTTGTTTTTCTGCTCTGAATTTTGCCATTGGATTTACTATGTCTTTTGCCTTTCCCTTGTAGGATTATTTTGCCTGTATGGATTACTATTTCTGGTTAACTAACTTTCTGCCTGTGTACTGTTTCTCCCCTGTCTGCCAAATTGGTGAGTTTTTGTCAAGTTTGTGGTTTCATTAAAGCTGTATTATTATCCGCACATGGAGGCCATGGACTCCTCACTACTGCTTGGGACAAATAAACAGAtcttttcaaatttatttttgctttcttCCCCAGGGAGAGATTTTCAGTGATTCTTGAATCATGGTCTCGCTCACAGGAGACACACCAACTTAAGCACATGCACATTAAATTTCAGTTCAGCTCTAGCTGTGCTCTGTTGTGTCCCTTTGCCCTCGTATCTCATGCATATCTCTGCTGACCCTCTCTAAAATAGAACTTTTGTTAGTAAATCTCCTACAGGTGTAGTCACCTCCTTAACACTCACTCTCCCAACTCCACCCTCCATTCACTTCCACTTAACCATGCCCCCACCTCCACAGGTCTACAAGAGTAATAGAAGAATTTTTCCCAGTGTAGTTTAATGCAGATGACTGAACTGGTTTACTTTAATTTGTTGTCTGGAATTTCCATAAAACAAATACTTTTCCCTATCTGTCTTTACCACTTGCATGCATCTCTTTACTGTCAATACATTTATAAAGCATAAAGTTATAATATTGAAATGAATGCATGAAGAAATGCAAAATACATTTCTGATCTTTTTGTGTCATAACTTCCTGACGTGCATGATTCGACACCATGATGCTTTTTTATACACATAAGAAACCACAGACTTTTACACGTCTGCTTCTTGTATTATCTCCTACACCCTGTTACACAAAAGCTCTAACCATGCAGCAACTCATCTCATCCAACTCATCTATTACTTTTAAACTAAAAGCAATTTGACTTGAAACAAAAAAGTTAGttttaaattacaattattttccctgtttgaattatatgtttaaaaaaacaaacaaaaaaaaacaagcttaacGTTGatgtatcctaagtctgtaacctagtgaatgagtgttaatgtattcattgtattcattgttaatgtattcacagccttttctaacatgaactttatcaagaactaacacagaacacgccttactgatgcacatttacaagactcactcagacttgcagtgtcaaattattcatcagattacagtacactggtgcgtagaatgcagtgccaggcttcccactaacagacatttacagacaaagaagagataacgtgttcattgaaaacaccataacattaaactaaaaatggtgcacagaaatgtgaaaaattgttcaaaaaacTTGTGACTTGATTAATGATTTTCTTGACATTACTTCCTGACTTTCAAATGTTggaacagataaacataaataaatgttgcatgtttaaatattcctaccgtcattgttgtataaatcattgttaataattgtggggaataattaacattgacatgtgagcagtctcttcaccatattattattattagtattattattattaaaaggtgatctgtgcaattttgctattgaggaagtttgtatcaaacaggTAGCCCTTCGTATTACTCAGTTTATTTGAAGTAGCcttcagtcttaaaaaggttggtgaccccggATGTAGATAATGCCAGTAATGCATTTACAAGCGAATTTTTATCATGTTTGGATAGCTTTGGTATACAACAATTTAACACACTGCCCATTCATACTAAGGGGCATACTCTTGATCTTGTTTGCTGCTCTGGTATAACAccttttaattgtaatgtttcTGATCTATCCACGTCAGATCACTTTCTGGTGTCATTTTGTGCCAAACTAGCTATTTTTAAGGTAAACCTGTGTCTTCCGATTACATTTCGGAATATTAAGAACATTGATTTGCCTACTTTTGCTGATGAACTTGCCATCTTCTCCAGTAAATCTGATTTCTCTACTGTTGATGAACTGGTAAAATATTACGATGATGGACTGAGCATGATTTTAGATGAATTTGCACCTGTGAAAACTCGAACTGTTTCATTTGTACATTCAGCTCCTTGGTTTACACCTGAACTGCGTGAACTTAAAACTAAAGCCCGTAGGTTAGAGCGGCTGTACGTCAGGTCTGGCCTTACTGTGAGTAAAGAAATGTATGCTGAACATATTCAAAAGGATAAAAATGCACTGACTAAAGCTAAATCCGATTAATACTCCAACATAATTGGAGTTAGCAATGAGAACTCTAGGTCTCTTTTCTTGGTGGTAAACAATATTCTGAAACCACCTGATTCTTTGCCATCTGATACCGTATGTATTCTACTGACCTATGTGAtcactttttgacttttttatatCTAAGGTTGAGAATGTACATCGGCAATTACCTATTGGTACACTTCACAATGATTCTTGTCAGTCTATCACTCACACATACGGAAGcatattgcattcacttgagtaaaaaaaatctactctgtttttctgaattaacgacttaattatctcaaaattatgagaatttttcaggaaaattttttttttgcgggacatgtttacttccatgcaatccacattaagtcgttaattcagaaaaacagagcaaaagtttttttttcctgaaaaatgatctcataattttgagataattaagtcgttaattcggcttaatggttagcacgttcgcctcacacctccagggtcggggttcgattcccgcctccgccttgtgtgtgtggagtttgcatgttctccccgtgcctcgggggtttcctccgggtgctccggtttcctacccctctggaaaattgtccctagtgtgtgagtgtgtgagtgaatgagagtgtgtgtgtgccctgcgattggttggcactccgtccagggtgtatcctgtcttgatgcccaatgacgcctgagataggcacaggctccccatgacctgaggtagttcggataagcggtagaagatgaatgaatgaatgaaagtcgttaattcagaaaaacagagcaaaatttttttttccctgaaaaattctctcataattctgagataattaagtcgttaattcagaaaaacagagcaaaatttttttttcctgaaaagttctctcataattctgagataattaagtcgttaattcagaaaaacagagtagatttttttactcaagtgaatgcaatacgcttccgtacacACACCTCCCCACTCTGTTTTCTCTAATTTTACACTACCAACTATGTCAGAGATAGTAGGTCTGATAGGTAAATCTAAATCTTCGACTTGTCAGTTAGACCCTCTACCAACTCCTTTAGTAAAAGCTTGTTTACCAGCCCTTTTGCCGTTGATTACCAGAATTGTTCATGCTTCACTTGGTTCTGGTTTTGTACCTCCATCTCTTAAATCTTCTATTATCACACCCATACTTAAGAAACCAGGGGGTGATCCATtcaattttgaaaattttcgtcCCATTTCAAATTTACCATTTATCTCTAAGGTAGTTGAAAAGTGTATTGCAACTCAAATTCATGAACATCTGTCCAAAAATAACTTCAATCTGGTTTTCATCCCCACCACAGCACTGAGACTGCTCTTGTCAGAATAACCAATGATCTACTGTTGGCAGCTGACTCTGGGCTTTTAACTATACTTGTCCTTCTAGACTTGAGCGCTGCCTTTGATACTATCTCACATAACATACTTATTGACAGATTAGTTTCCATTGGTATTACTGGCACTGTTCTGTCTTGGTTTAGGTCATATCTATCTGGGCGCAGTCAGCGTATTCAATTAAAAGGTTTTAGTTCAAGAACATCTACAGTCACCACTGGTGTTCCCCAGGGTTCTGTTTTGGGCCCACttcttttcattatatatatgctTCCTCTTGGTGATATCTTAAGGAAATATGGTACTAATTTTCACTGCTATGCGGATGA includes these proteins:
- the LOC132855012 gene encoding C-C chemokine receptor type 7-like; protein product: MQYLNSYNSSLTAPDSTENLIGSIVGAVCFILGVPGNIAVMVRLCGWLKRGSFTPRLMLSLAISDLLTLISLPIWIWALLHGWVFGLVLCKLLSYITLLSFFCSILCVVLMSLQRYIQVLHPEKWKKLGRKGEKILLSGMWMLSAVLSCYALILSDLSPDRGGRLQCTLIYQNKAERVLTLIWQIIIFVASSTIVSYFYFHLHRGVNNSAFFSSNSLTKVVTRIVVCFLIFWFPNQISDIVIIIATLTGNDSLLRSAESGGNVTTALVFFNSCVNPFLYAFSALARQQGTAGTNDH